Proteins encoded in a region of the Ptychodera flava strain L36383 chromosome 4, AS_Pfla_20210202, whole genome shotgun sequence genome:
- the LOC139130997 gene encoding beta-1,4 N-acetylgalactosaminyltransferase 1-like — protein MAVSRIFVAFILLSACIIICTLLYVHTFIRTTFHTRSLSTPKISVVLAPDLLESKSYENNGHVVNANREARKYGATCSCKGKTLLSTASKERRRVELEDWERLHAVSNEPLVRCPALSPFRFIGNGITVQPLESTKLYGLSLSGAIPNDSLNVSKIQLTSRSSLGVLYINHEAHRLNIVGNKTAELTITVNGDVETINEVLSTIRYESTVYSVESRDIISVSWMSFHVSIHVHIKRQERPFLYDPGESGNINAKVTVVAKTFERYPAVKRLISSIHKFYPGITILIADDSEFPEKIKAANVKHYIMPFAEGWFAGRNLLVSQIRTKYFLWVDDDFVFTNGTVLERFVEKFEHPNVTVDHVGGTFGDEFGRAVSKSDCYGCRIIKFQYGDEEGDCLHIRSERKYHKVTEFPQCFWADGTTNFFMARTSTVRKSGFDPFFERSGHSEYFIDSLGKLRVMGCTDVNVMHKRDRSSAKYNKMRRTNPSAEKIKHVSFKNNLKCI, from the coding sequence ATGGCAGTTTCCCGTATATTCGTAGCGTTCATTTTGCTATCAGCTTGTATTATTATATGTACTCTGCTTTATGTTCACACCTTCATTCGCACTACATTTCATACGAGAAGTCTATCGACTCCGAAAATAAGTGTTGTCCTGGCGCCGGACTTGCTGGAATCCAAATCGTATGAGAACAATGGACACGTCGTTAACGCCAATAGGGAAGCGAGAAAGTATGGAGCGACATGCAGTTGTAAAGGTAAGACCCTGTTGAGTACAGCAAGCAAGGAACGTCGTCGTGTTGAATTAGAAGATTGGGAAAGATTGCATGCGGTCTCAAACGAGCCCCTTGTTCGATGTCCAGCACTTTCACCGTTTCGATTCATCGGCAATGGTATCACCGTCCAGCCATTGGAGTCAACGAAACTTTACGGACTTTCGTTGAGCGGGGCTATCCCCAACGACTCGTTGAACGTCTCTAAAATTCAGCTAACGAGTCGTAGTAGTCTCGGCGTATTGTATATAAATCATGAGGCCCATCGTCTGAACATTGTTGGAAACAAGACGGCTGAATTAACTATCACGGTCAACGGTGACGTGGAAACGATTAATGAAGTTCTTTCGACAATAAGATACGAAAGTACCGTTTACAGTGTTGAATCTCGAGATATCATCAGCGTGAGCTGGATGTCTTTTCATGTGTCCATACATGTGCATATCAAAAGACAAGAGCGGCCATTTTTGTATGACCCAGGTGAGTCTGGAAACATAAATGCTAAAGTAACAGTTGTCGCCAAGACATTTGAGCGTTACCCAGCTGTCAAGAGGTTGATATCAAGTATCCATAAGTTTTATCCGGGCATCACGATTCTTATCGCTGATGATTCCGAGTTTCCGGAGAAAATCAAAGCCGCTAATGTAAAACACTATATCATGCCGTTTGCTGAAGGTTGGTTTGCAGGCAGAAATCTGTTAGTGAGTCAAATCAGGACAAAATACTTTCTGTGGGTAGACGACGATTTTGTATTCACCAACGGAACCGTGCTCGAAAGGTTTGTCGAGAAATTTGAGCATCCTAATGTTACTGTTGATCACGTTGGCGGGACATTTGGGGACGAATTTGGGAGAGCGGTCAGCAAATCAGACTGCTATGGTTGCCGAATTataaaattccaatatggcgatGAGGAAGGAGATTGTCTTCATATTAGGAGTGAAAGAAAGTATCACAAAGTTACAGAATTTCCACAGTGTTTCTGGGCAGACGGTACCACTAACTTTTTCATGGCAAGAACCAGCACGGTGAGGAAATCAGGCTTTGACCCATTCTTTGAAAGATCGGGACATTCCGAATACTTTATCGATTCGTTGGGGAAACTGCGGGTTATGGGATGTACTGATGTTAATGTAATGCACAAGAGAGATCGATCAAGTGCAAAGTATAACAAGATGAGACGAACCAATCCCAGTGCAGAGAAGATAAAACACGTTTCGTTCAAAAATAACTTGAAATGTATTTAG